In Leuconostoc kimchii IMSNU 11154, one genomic interval encodes:
- a CDS encoding ERF family protein — MADFKNLFEALAETQNNIEQPKKDASNPMFKSSYVTLDAVINSIINAKKKAGASFFFTNIVQDGVMLTRIIGYGETLDLVGSRVADDLGNRGTNSAQAEGSALTYARRYSLSMAFGIASDVDDDGNSAGKVANRQSNSQPPKQPEAKLITQEQLSLLVRMIDEASKMSGKELLSFALKAAGVPALKFVHEDNYKQLLATVTEWHQKAETEEQQ; from the coding sequence ATGGCAGATTTTAAGAATCTATTTGAAGCGTTGGCAGAAACGCAGAACAACATTGAACAGCCTAAGAAAGACGCGAGCAACCCGATGTTTAAATCTAGCTACGTCACGCTAGATGCAGTCATCAATTCGATTATTAATGCCAAGAAAAAAGCAGGTGCTAGTTTTTTCTTCACGAACATTGTTCAAGATGGCGTAATGTTAACACGAATTATTGGCTATGGTGAGACATTGGATTTAGTTGGCTCACGGGTGGCTGATGATTTAGGGAACCGTGGCACAAACTCGGCGCAGGCGGAAGGGTCAGCACTAACCTATGCCAGGCGATACAGCCTATCCATGGCTTTTGGGATTGCGAGTGATGTTGATGACGATGGCAACAGTGCAGGAAAAGTAGCCAACCGCCAAAGTAACAGCCAACCGCCAAAGCAGCCAGAGGCGAAGTTGATCACTCAAGAACAATTGTCATTGTTAGTCAGAATGATTGACGAAGCTTCCAAAATGAGCGGCAAAGAACTACTGTCATTCGCCCTGAAAGCAGCAGGAGTACCAGCGCTTAAATTTGTTCATGAAGACAATTATAAGCAGTTACTCGCGACAGTTACAGAGTGGCATCAAAAAGCAGAAACAGAAGAACAACAGTAA